A window from Deltaproteobacteria bacterium PRO3 encodes these proteins:
- a CDS encoding ATP-binding cassette domain-containing protein, with product MSETNAHPVVLRAQDLTKVYAMGEVSVQALRGVSLDLTEGEFVVLLGPSGGGKSTLLNILGGLDTPSSGELWYRDHHLSAADEAGLTRYRREHVGFVFQFYNLIPSLTALENVRLVTDIAERPMEALEALRLVGLEPRRDHFPSQLSGGEQQRVAVARAIAKRP from the coding sequence ATGTCGGAAACGAACGCCCATCCCGTTGTGCTTCGGGCCCAGGACCTCACCAAGGTCTACGCCATGGGCGAGGTGTCGGTGCAGGCCCTACGAGGGGTCAGCCTGGATCTCACCGAAGGGGAATTCGTCGTCCTGCTGGGGCCCTCGGGCGGGGGCAAGTCCACCCTGCTCAATATCCTGGGCGGCCTCGACACGCCCAGCTCCGGTGAGCTTTGGTACCGCGACCATCACTTGAGCGCCGCGGATGAGGCGGGCCTCACCCGCTACCGGCGAGAGCATGTCGGCTTCGTCTTCCAATTTTACAACCTCATCCCCAGCCTGACCGCGCTGGAGAACGTCCGCCTCGTCACGGACATCGCCGAGCGCCCGATGGAGGCCCTCGAGGCCTTGAGGCTGGTCGGGCTGGAGCCGCGCCGCGACCACTTCCCCTCCCAGCTTTCCGGCGGCGAGCAGCAACGCGTCGCCGTCGCCCGAGCCATCGCCAAGCGCCCC
- a CDS encoding thiol-disulfide oxidoreductase DCC family protein: MSAVVLFDGVCNLCNASVAFILRRDRRAYFRFASLQSETAKQLLQGHSLEAGLDSIVLVEDGECFTKSTAALRIARRLGGLWPLLYAFMLLPRWIRDPIYDWVARNRYRWFGRRESCMVPAPEWKDRFLDSAFAGGANPPASRN, from the coding sequence ATGTCCGCCGTGGTCCTATTCGACGGGGTCTGCAACCTCTGCAACGCCAGCGTGGCCTTCATCCTGCGCCGGGATCGAAGGGCCTATTTCCGCTTCGCCTCCCTGCAATCCGAGACCGCGAAGCAGCTGCTGCAAGGCCACTCGCTGGAGGCGGGTCTCGATTCCATCGTCCTGGTGGAAGACGGCGAATGCTTCACCAAATCCACCGCGGCCCTGCGCATCGCCCGACGCCTTGGCGGCCTCTGGCCCCTGCTCTACGCCTTCATGCTCCTCCCCCGCTGGATTCGGGATCCGATCTACGATTGGGTCGCCCGCAACCGCTACCGTTGGTTCGGACGCCGCGAAAGCTGCATGGTCCCCGCGCCGGAATGGAAAGACCGCTTCCTGGACAGCGCCTTCGCCGGAGGTGCTAACCCCCCAGCTTCCCGAAATTAA
- a CDS encoding DUF11 domain-containing protein has product MPSTPNIHREDALRSPRRFPAMKPKLFSLLFTAILSQIAFSPSLGASTITVNTEADIIDTPECTLREAIASVNNGGALGGCQAVGDGVPDTVVLPAGNYVLSLPGTDEDNCGNGDLDVLANLTLNGAGSGNTSISAEGLKPDTPERVFDINPFGNSDISVTFNGVTIRDGDDFVGGGIQILGEQSNLISFVKAGSFGSTVSVVLNDVVVTENMAFIEGGGVNNFGADLTLNNSQVTQNQAENFTGGGISHQGGCFKCVDAALLVVNSGGLLTLQNTTISGNSAVAGGGVYNEAELVMDSSTVSGNTAGNDGGGIYGGFGSLALITNSTVSGNQALGENISTIVLSDMKLGFFPNDGAGGGIYQILGALALVNSTVSGNSAGSLGGGLFFITNFPNLQAGEGLAQGNGVDLGLFNVTMARNTAGDAGGGVLLFEVDFNGDLTAGATGFQSVVANSLIAANTAGAGADCVGAFGSQGYNLIGQVDDNCVGFAATGDQTGSPSTPLDPRIGDLQNNGGPTQTHGLLQGSPAIDTANPDGCLDEDGLPLTRDQRNLVRPVNATGLAAAICDIGAYEVGGAVLRVVKSDDTGGQSVALGETFTYTITVTNEGPNLATDVQLSDPLPGQVDFLGPITASQGSCNNAGDVVTCALGEIPVGATVTVSFAVTAVSPSTTVVNTVTVTTSTKEFENTGTFTATVTTNLGGGLLEGAGCALSLDVAGSVQTLSAMLPLALALALAALRRLSRRE; this is encoded by the coding sequence ATGCCCTCCACCCCAAATATTCATCGCGAGGACGCCCTTCGGTCCCCCAGGAGGTTCCCGGCCATGAAACCCAAACTATTTTCCCTGCTCTTCACCGCCATCCTCTCACAAATCGCCTTCAGTCCCTCGCTGGGGGCCTCGACGATCACCGTCAACACCGAGGCGGACATCATCGACACGCCCGAGTGCACGCTCCGCGAGGCGATCGCCTCGGTCAACAACGGCGGCGCCCTGGGCGGCTGCCAGGCGGTCGGGGACGGAGTTCCGGATACGGTTGTACTTCCCGCGGGCAATTACGTCTTATCGCTGCCCGGCACCGATGAAGATAATTGCGGTAACGGCGATCTGGACGTTCTCGCCAACCTCACGCTGAACGGGGCCGGCTCCGGCAATACCAGCATTAGCGCCGAGGGCTTAAAACCCGATACTCCGGAACGCGTCTTCGACATCAATCCCTTCGGCAACTCGGATATCTCCGTGACCTTCAACGGAGTCACGATCCGCGACGGAGACGACTTCGTCGGCGGCGGCATCCAAATCTTGGGCGAGCAATCGAATCTCATTTCCTTCGTCAAGGCGGGCAGTTTCGGCTCGACCGTCTCAGTCGTCTTAAACGACGTCGTCGTCACCGAAAACATGGCTTTTATCGAGGGCGGCGGCGTCAACAACTTCGGGGCGGATCTCACGCTCAACAATTCCCAGGTCACGCAGAACCAGGCCGAAAATTTTACCGGCGGCGGCATCTCCCATCAAGGCGGCTGCTTCAAGTGCGTCGACGCGGCGCTGCTCGTCGTCAATTCCGGTGGCCTCCTGACCTTGCAAAACACGACGATCTCCGGCAACAGCGCCGTGGCCGGCGGCGGCGTCTACAACGAGGCCGAGCTGGTCATGGATTCCAGCACGGTCAGCGGCAACACCGCCGGCAACGACGGCGGCGGCATCTATGGCGGTTTCGGCTCCCTGGCCCTGATCACCAACTCCACCGTCAGCGGCAACCAGGCCCTCGGCGAGAACATTTCCACTATCGTCCTGTCGGACATGAAGCTGGGCTTCTTCCCCAACGACGGTGCCGGCGGCGGTATCTACCAAATCTTGGGCGCCTTGGCCCTGGTCAACAGCACGGTCAGCGGCAACAGTGCCGGCAGCCTGGGCGGCGGCCTGTTCTTCATCACCAACTTTCCCAACCTCCAGGCGGGCGAGGGCCTCGCCCAGGGCAACGGCGTCGACTTGGGGCTCTTCAACGTCACGATGGCACGCAACACCGCGGGCGACGCCGGCGGCGGCGTCCTGCTGTTCGAGGTGGACTTCAACGGCGATCTGACGGCCGGCGCCACGGGTTTCCAAAGCGTCGTCGCCAATTCCTTGATCGCCGCCAACACCGCGGGCGCCGGAGCGGATTGCGTGGGCGCCTTCGGATCCCAGGGCTACAACCTGATAGGCCAGGTCGACGACAACTGCGTCGGCTTCGCCGCGACCGGCGATCAGACCGGCAGTCCTTCGACCCCGCTCGATCCCCGGATCGGCGACCTGCAAAACAACGGAGGGCCCACGCAGACCCACGGCCTGCTGCAGGGCAGCCCCGCCATCGACACCGCCAATCCGGACGGCTGCCTCGACGAGGACGGCCTCCCCTTGACCCGCGACCAGCGCAACCTCGTCCGACCCGTCAACGCCACCGGCCTGGCCGCCGCCATCTGCGACATCGGCGCCTATGAGGTCGGCGGCGCGGTGCTGCGCGTGGTCAAGAGCGACGACACCGGCGGCCAATCCGTCGCCCTCGGCGAGACTTTCACCTACACGATCACGGTCACCAACGAGGGCCCCAACCTCGCGACCGACGTGCAGCTGAGCGATCCCCTGCCCGGCCAGGTGGACTTCCTCGGCCCGATCACCGCCAGCCAAGGCAGCTGCAACAATGCGGGTGACGTCGTCACCTGCGCCCTCGGCGAGATTCCGGTGGGCGCCACCGTCACGGTGAGCTTCGCGGTGACGGCGGTCAGTCCCAGCACCACGGTCGTCAATACCGTGACCGTCACCACCTCCACCAAGGAGTTCGAAAATACCGGCACCTTCACGGCCACGGTCACCACCAACCTGGGTGGCGGCCTGCTGGAAGGCGCCGGCTGCGCTCTGTCGCTCGACGTCGCGGGCTCCGTGCAGACGCTGAGCGCCATGTTGCCCTTGGCCCTCGCCTTAGCCCTGGCTGCGCTGCGCCGCCTCTCGCGCCGCGAGTAG
- a CDS encoding TolC family protein: MPLPHLRILLCGLLGLALASFARAEPAVVPRALSLSEALRLARERHVQVLVSQERVRQALARIAQVKSGLYPSFDAAVSQYRKTVNLEAFGIDPGTPGFDLTPPPFNVFDARLKLQQTLFDLTLFRRLDAARSGQRLSAAEQEKAEADALVLVANLYLEAQRAQEAVEYAQYLQKRDGARLGIADSQLRLGLGSDFDVTGARASLADSRSLVARVRAEAEERRLDLAAALGLPVDQPLSFTTRDPWLRRKPPQDGELDSLLASHPDVLVAQRQVETQVQQRRQEVAEYYPKLGASADVGASGPDPGNVTDTYSFGGQLSIPIYQGGLRKARVQEASSKIRESEAQLEQTRRDRLAEAKSALVALRQAEEGYRAAQADLAKAAQGLGLARERRGIGLGSDLEVIEAQATWASAKDQSSEALATYRLAWVNLQYRLGRMGPWLEEMERP, encoded by the coding sequence ATGCCCCTTCCTCACCTTCGGATCCTGCTTTGCGGCCTGCTAGGGCTCGCCTTGGCCTCTTTCGCGCGGGCGGAGCCGGCGGTCGTACCCCGGGCCTTGAGCCTTTCCGAAGCCCTGAGGCTCGCGCGGGAGCGCCACGTGCAGGTGCTGGTCTCCCAAGAACGGGTGCGCCAGGCCTTGGCCAGGATCGCCCAGGTCAAGTCGGGCCTCTATCCGAGCTTCGACGCCGCCGTCTCGCAGTACCGCAAGACCGTCAATCTCGAGGCCTTCGGCATCGATCCCGGCACGCCGGGTTTCGACCTGACCCCGCCGCCCTTCAACGTCTTCGACGCCCGGCTGAAATTGCAGCAAACCCTCTTCGACTTGACCCTGTTCCGCCGCTTGGATGCCGCGCGCAGCGGGCAAAGGCTCTCGGCAGCGGAACAGGAAAAGGCCGAGGCCGACGCGCTGGTCCTGGTGGCCAACCTTTATCTCGAGGCCCAGCGCGCCCAGGAAGCGGTCGAGTACGCCCAATACCTGCAAAAGCGCGACGGGGCGCGGCTCGGCATCGCGGACTCGCAGCTTCGGCTCGGGTTGGGTTCGGACTTCGACGTCACCGGCGCCCGCGCGTCCCTGGCCGACAGCCGCAGCCTCGTCGCGCGCGTCCGGGCAGAGGCCGAGGAGCGGCGCCTGGATTTGGCCGCGGCCCTGGGGTTGCCCGTCGATCAGCCGCTGAGCTTCACGACGCGGGATCCCTGGCTGCGGCGGAAGCCGCCCCAAGACGGCGAGCTGGACTCCCTCTTGGCCTCGCATCCCGACGTCCTCGTGGCGCAGCGTCAGGTCGAGACCCAGGTCCAGCAGCGCCGCCAGGAGGTCGCCGAATATTATCCCAAGCTCGGCGCCAGCGCGGACGTGGGCGCCAGCGGCCCGGATCCGGGCAACGTGACGGATACCTATTCCTTCGGCGGGCAGCTCTCGATCCCCATCTATCAAGGCGGCCTGCGCAAGGCCCGCGTCCAGGAGGCCAGCTCGAAGATTCGGGAGAGCGAGGCCCAACTCGAGCAGACCCGCCGCGACCGCCTCGCCGAGGCCAAGAGCGCCCTCGTCGCCCTGCGCCAGGCCGAGGAGGGCTATCGTGCGGCGCAGGCCGACCTCGCCAAGGCCGCGCAGGGCCTGGGTCTGGCCCGGGAGCGGCGGGGGATCGGCCTGGGCAGCGACCTGGAGGTGATCGAGGCCCAGGCGACTTGGGCCTCCGCGAAGGATCAATCCAGCGAGGCCTTGGCCACCTACCGCTTGGCCTGGGTGAACCTGCAATACCGGCTCGGGCGCATGGGCCCTTGGCTGGAGGAGATGGAGCGACCATGA
- a CDS encoding HlyD family efflux transporter periplasmic adaptor subunit, which translates to MRRFHLAIAGLALCLALSACKRSGDDSLLELSGTLEMTEHEVGMPVPGRLAQLLVDEGDAVKRGQLLASLDRFEQARRDYERQVALLARGGGNQQAVEQAELAMEDQRLVAPVDGVVLTKVHETGEVVSSNSPVLVIGDRSRLWVRIYVPEGYVNRLSLGQEARLRFDGLKREFKGKVTFISPAAEFTPRNVQTPEERVTQTFAVKVTLDEVEPYLRPGVAADVALPLRAEGAP; encoded by the coding sequence ATGAGACGATTTCACCTCGCGATCGCAGGTTTGGCCCTGTGCTTGGCCCTTTCGGCCTGCAAGCGCTCCGGCGACGATTCCTTGTTGGAGTTGTCCGGAACCCTGGAGATGACGGAGCACGAGGTGGGCATGCCGGTGCCGGGCCGCCTCGCGCAGCTTTTGGTCGACGAAGGTGACGCGGTGAAGCGGGGCCAGCTCCTGGCCTCCCTCGATCGCTTCGAGCAGGCCCGCCGCGACTACGAGCGGCAGGTCGCGCTGCTTGCCCGGGGCGGCGGCAACCAACAGGCGGTCGAGCAGGCCGAATTGGCGATGGAGGACCAGCGCCTGGTCGCTCCGGTGGACGGCGTGGTGCTGACCAAGGTCCACGAGACCGGCGAGGTGGTTTCGAGCAATTCGCCGGTCCTGGTGATCGGCGACCGGTCGAGGCTGTGGGTGCGCATTTACGTCCCCGAGGGCTATGTCAACCGATTGAGCCTGGGCCAGGAGGCCCGCCTGCGTTTCGACGGCCTGAAGCGCGAGTTCAAGGGAAAGGTCACCTTCATTTCTCCGGCCGCGGAATTCACCCCCCGTAACGTCCAGACCCCCGAGGAACGGGTGACGCAAACCTTCGCCGTCAAGGTGACCTTAGACGAGGTTGAGCCCTACCTGCGCCCCGGGGTCGCCGCCGACGTCGCGCTGCCCTTGCGCGCGGAAGGGGCCCCATGA
- a CDS encoding ABC transporter ATP-binding protein yields the protein MSAPAIEVKDLTRKFGKLTAVDRISFSIAYGEIFGFLGSNGSGKSTTIRMLCGILAPTSGTATVGGFDVNEDPESVKTAIGYVSQRFSLYSDLTVLENLKFYGRIYGLRSERLQRRIQAVMDFAGLHRYADMLTGNLSGGWKQRVAVATAILHEPKILFLDEPTAGVDPMSRRALWEVLYGLADQGVALFVTTHYMEEAERCNQIAFISLGKLLKVGNPQELKMNNPGQVLEVECRPLLKASQVFGEIPGVTGLTAYGTTLHLNVADAEAATRALRKAAAREGVEILAIRPIEAALEDVFATLSEGGDA from the coding sequence ATGAGCGCCCCCGCCATCGAGGTGAAGGATCTCACCCGTAAGTTCGGCAAGCTCACCGCGGTCGACCGGATCAGCTTCTCGATCGCCTACGGGGAGATCTTCGGCTTCCTCGGCTCCAACGGCTCGGGCAAGAGCACCACCATCCGCATGCTCTGCGGCATCCTCGCGCCGACCTCGGGCACGGCGACGGTGGGAGGCTTCGACGTCAACGAGGATCCCGAGAGCGTCAAGACCGCGATCGGTTACGTCTCGCAGCGCTTCAGCCTCTACAGCGACCTGACGGTGCTGGAGAACCTCAAGTTCTACGGCCGCATCTACGGGCTGCGCTCGGAGCGACTGCAGCGTCGCATCCAGGCGGTGATGGATTTCGCCGGCCTCCACCGCTACGCCGACATGCTGACGGGGAACCTCTCCGGCGGGTGGAAGCAGCGCGTGGCGGTGGCGACGGCCATTTTGCACGAGCCGAAGATCCTCTTTCTCGACGAGCCCACCGCTGGCGTGGACCCGATGTCCCGCCGCGCCCTGTGGGAGGTGCTCTACGGACTCGCCGACCAGGGCGTCGCCCTCTTCGTGACCACTCACTACATGGAGGAAGCCGAGCGCTGCAACCAGATTGCCTTCATCAGCCTGGGCAAGCTGCTCAAGGTCGGCAATCCCCAAGAGCTGAAAATGAACAATCCCGGCCAGGTCCTCGAGGTCGAATGCCGTCCGCTGCTGAAGGCCTCGCAGGTCTTCGGCGAGATCCCGGGCGTCACGGGGCTCACGGCCTACGGCACGACCCTGCATCTCAACGTGGCGGACGCGGAGGCCGCGACCCGCGCGCTGCGGAAGGCCGCCGCGCGCGAGGGCGTGGAGATCCTGGCGATCCGCCCGATCGAGGCCGCCCTTGAGGACGTGTTCGCTACCCTGTCGGAGGGCGGCGATGCATAG
- a CDS encoding ABC transporter permease yields MHRIRAIIWKEFIQLIRDPKTLGLIIFMPVMQLMIYGYGINTDVKHLSTILYDEDQTSLSRRLVQALEQSSYFDVDWIAKSDHEVRVALDRGKAKAGLHIPPDFTRNLLAGTGAQLQLLIDGTDSNPANTALNTSVAIVNDFMQREGMIGATVTPVEFRPRLWYNPDLKSSYFLVPGVVGLLLMLLIPMITSSAVVREKERGNLEQLLVTPIRSYELILGKLIPYMLIGLFIAVTVLSTARFLFALPLRGSPLLLFGLTGLYLMVCLGLGLLASTVAENQMQASQMIMFFAAPSILLSGFFFPRETMPEPIYLLGNIIPLTFFLRIIRGITLKGLHLADLWPEVGVLALMAVVVLTLSILKFHKRLS; encoded by the coding sequence ATGCATAGAATTCGCGCGATCATCTGGAAGGAATTCATTCAATTGATTCGGGATCCGAAGACCCTAGGCCTGATCATCTTCATGCCCGTCATGCAATTGATGATCTACGGATACGGGATCAATACCGACGTCAAGCACCTGAGCACCATTCTCTACGACGAGGACCAGACTTCCCTGAGCCGGCGCCTCGTCCAGGCCCTGGAGCAATCCTCCTATTTCGACGTCGACTGGATCGCGAAGTCCGATCACGAGGTGCGGGTGGCGCTGGACCGGGGCAAGGCGAAGGCCGGCCTGCACATCCCGCCGGATTTCACGCGGAACCTCCTGGCCGGGACGGGGGCGCAGCTCCAGCTGCTGATCGACGGCACCGACTCCAACCCGGCCAACACGGCGCTCAACACCAGCGTCGCGATCGTGAACGATTTCATGCAGCGCGAGGGCATGATCGGGGCCACAGTGACCCCGGTCGAGTTCCGGCCGCGGCTTTGGTATAACCCCGACCTGAAGAGCTCGTATTTCCTGGTGCCGGGGGTGGTGGGGCTCCTGCTCATGCTGCTTATCCCCATGATCACGAGCTCCGCCGTTGTGCGGGAGAAGGAGCGCGGCAACCTCGAGCAGCTCCTGGTGACGCCCATCCGTTCCTACGAGCTGATCCTCGGCAAGCTCATTCCCTACATGTTGATCGGCCTCTTCATCGCCGTGACCGTCCTGTCGACGGCCCGCTTCCTCTTCGCCTTACCGCTCCGGGGCAGCCCCTTGCTGCTCTTCGGGCTGACGGGGCTCTACCTGATGGTGTGCTTGGGCTTGGGCCTGCTTGCCTCCACCGTCGCCGAGAACCAGATGCAGGCCTCGCAGATGATCATGTTCTTCGCGGCGCCCTCGATCCTGCTCTCCGGGTTTTTCTTCCCCCGCGAGACGATGCCCGAGCCCATCTATCTGCTGGGCAACATCATCCCGCTGACCTTCTTCCTGCGGATCATCCGGGGAATCACCCTCAAGGGGCTGCACCTCGCGGACCTCTGGCCCGAGGTCGGGGTCCTCGCCTTGATGGCGGTCGTGGTCCTCACCCTGAGCATCTTGAAATTCCACAAGCGGCTCTCCTAG
- a CDS encoding bacterioferritin codes for MAKPFLTDVKTLRKRARQHIAEGAVTPGYRADRKIVVKILNEALATEIVCVLRYRRHHFMAAGINAQSVAAEFMQHAVEEQGHADEIAARIVQLGGEPNFSPEGLLTRSHAEYVEGDSLVDMIKEDLVAERVAIDSYREMIAYLGNDDPTTRRMLEGILAMEEEHADDLVSLLEKLRP; via the coding sequence ATGGCAAAGCCCTTCTTGACCGACGTCAAAACCCTTCGAAAACGCGCCCGCCAGCACATCGCGGAGGGCGCCGTCACCCCCGGCTACCGGGCCGACCGCAAAATCGTCGTGAAGATCCTCAACGAGGCACTGGCCACCGAGATCGTCTGCGTCCTGCGCTACCGCCGCCACCACTTCATGGCGGCCGGCATCAACGCCCAGTCGGTCGCCGCCGAGTTCATGCAGCACGCCGTCGAAGAGCAGGGCCACGCCGACGAGATTGCCGCGCGCATCGTCCAACTGGGCGGCGAGCCCAATTTCTCCCCCGAGGGGCTGCTCACCCGCAGCCATGCCGAGTACGTCGAGGGCGATTCCCTGGTGGACATGATCAAGGAAGACTTGGTCGCCGAGCGCGTGGCGATCGACAGCTACCGCGAGATGATCGCCTACCTGGGCAACGACGACCCCACGACCCGGCGCATGCTGGAGGGAATTCTGGCGATGGAAGAGGAGCACGCCGACGACTTGGTCAGCCTGCTCGAGAAGCTTCGTCCCTGA
- a CDS encoding TetR/AcrR family transcriptional regulator yields the protein MQKGDMTRQMILEHATAMASQVGLEGLSFGRLAEDLDLSKSGLFAHFKSLQGLQVKVLEHAAERFTETVIRPALKAPRGEPRLRAIFDRWRRWPKESSMAGGCFFVAAATELDDRPGPARDLLVSQQKDWLETLAGIVRSAIAEGHFNNRVDPEQFVYELYGLMLAYHYSVRLLNDPKADRRAETAFESLMQRAKA from the coding sequence ATCCAAAAAGGCGACATGACCCGACAGATGATCCTGGAACACGCGACGGCCATGGCCAGCCAAGTCGGCTTGGAGGGCCTGAGCTTCGGCCGGCTGGCGGAGGACCTCGACCTCTCCAAGAGCGGGCTCTTCGCGCATTTCAAGTCCCTGCAAGGCCTCCAGGTCAAGGTGTTGGAGCACGCGGCCGAGCGCTTCACCGAGACAGTGATCCGCCCGGCGCTCAAGGCCCCACGCGGCGAGCCCCGGCTGCGGGCGATCTTCGATCGCTGGCGGCGTTGGCCCAAGGAAAGCAGCATGGCGGGCGGGTGTTTTTTCGTCGCGGCCGCGACCGAGCTGGACGACCGCCCCGGCCCCGCCCGCGACCTGCTGGTGAGCCAGCAGAAGGATTGGCTTGAGACCCTGGCCGGGATCGTGCGCAGCGCGATCGCCGAGGGGCATTTCAACAACCGGGTCGATCCGGAGCAATTCGTCTACGAACTCTACGGTCTGATGCTGGCCTATCATTATTCCGTCCGGCTGCTGAACGACCCGAAGGCCGACCGCCGGGCGGAGACCGCCTTTGAATCCCTGATGCAACGAGCCAAGGCTTAA
- a CDS encoding alpha/beta fold hydrolase, producing MRSKNSTNVRLLIPQFYRIFLAGLARISTGLAAALAERLFFSVPRRPESEGEARMLASARRYQFELGGRRVVAWRWGDGPTALLVHGWGGSAAQMLPFVEPLRGAGYSVVAFDAPAHGHSEGRTSSLPEFAASLSAVAGKLGPVEVLVTHSMGGAAASLAIAQGLAVGRAVYVAPPADALEWVYRFGRMLRLPRKVVEAMRRRAERRLHVRFDRLNTRVLGPAVRMPLLVIHDRADAEVLWYDGAAVAHSVPNGRLTMTEGLGHRRILRDPGVVAEAVKFLVDKDSTRELPEGTEAGVCAGCGDPLSWQAESSMEVCEMCALERELFDRELRWEHEVEGIAMGARR from the coding sequence ATGCGCTCAAAAAATAGCACGAACGTTCGATTGTTAATCCCGCAATTCTACCGAATTTTTTTGGCGGGCTTGGCCCGTATTTCCACCGGCCTAGCGGCGGCCCTGGCCGAGCGACTGTTCTTCTCGGTGCCTCGGCGTCCCGAGTCGGAAGGGGAGGCAAGGATGCTCGCCTCGGCGCGGCGCTACCAATTTGAGCTTGGCGGACGGCGGGTCGTCGCTTGGCGCTGGGGCGATGGGCCGACGGCATTGTTGGTTCACGGTTGGGGCGGCAGCGCGGCGCAGATGCTGCCCTTCGTGGAACCGCTCCGCGGGGCGGGCTATTCGGTCGTGGCCTTTGACGCGCCGGCGCACGGCCATTCCGAGGGAAGAACCAGCTCATTGCCGGAGTTTGCGGCGTCCTTAAGCGCGGTGGCCGGGAAGTTGGGACCGGTCGAGGTCCTCGTCACGCATTCGATGGGCGGGGCCGCGGCCTCGCTGGCGATCGCCCAGGGCCTGGCGGTGGGCCGGGCTGTGTATGTGGCCCCGCCGGCGGACGCCTTGGAATGGGTCTACCGCTTCGGCCGGATGCTGAGACTGCCGCGGAAGGTGGTGGAGGCGATGCGGCGCCGTGCCGAGCGACGCCTGCACGTCCGTTTCGACCGGCTCAACACGCGGGTCTTGGGTCCAGCCGTCCGCATGCCGCTGCTGGTGATCCACGACCGCGCCGATGCGGAGGTCCTTTGGTACGACGGAGCGGCGGTCGCGCATTCGGTTCCGAACGGCCGTCTCACGATGACCGAGGGTTTGGGCCACCGGCGCATCTTGCGCGATCCGGGCGTGGTCGCGGAGGCGGTGAAATTTCTGGTCGACAAGGATAGCACCCGCGAATTGCCGGAAGGCACGGAGGCCGGTGTCTGCGCGGGTTGCGGGGATCCGCTTTCTTGGCAAGCCGAATCATCGATGGAGGTCTGCGAAATGTGCGCCTTGGAGCGGGAACTCTTCGACCGGGAGCTGCGCTGGGAGCACGAAGTCGAAGGAATCGCCATGGGCGCCCGCCGTTAA